The nucleotide window CATTTTGAAAAGCATCggtaaattgtaaacaaaacaacaaacaaaacgaaCTATATACATATGAAATTATagtaaattgaaaacaaaacaaaacaaactatatacatttatagtaaattgaaaacaaaacaaaaccaactaTATACATATGGAATTATAGTAATGATTGTTGAAGTAAGGATCAAAGGGAGATAGAGATTGTATAAAAGAACTAGGCTCTTGCTTGATAGTAGGCTACTATTTCCTCGAGCTCTGAGCTCTGCAATAAACCAAGGGCGACAAGCCTCGATCAATGTACATTTGGCAATAGCAGGACATCTCCCAACACAAACATGTTGCTATATGAGCTCACCAGTAAGAGAGATATTTTGTTTCTCAAGGAGATTGGTGCTATTCATAGTTCCTGTACACTTACCTAAAAAGTAATGACAGTTgcgttttaaatttgaaaatctctGTCTTATAGTTAGccatatatttgtattttattattactgCATGCCTCAAAAGACTACAGAGGTAcaagttaaaataataataataatgtggtACCAGTAATAGGCTTAATCACATTGTCTAAATAAAGTGTAGCCTTGTACTATTTTGCCAAACATGTTTGTTACTAACAAAGAAAGCAATGAGTATATCTACACAGTtcacaacaaaacaaagttaaattTTTTGAGTTGCTATCACAACATAAATTGTTTTAGTAATGTAAGGACTATTGGAATGAAATCATTTACCACTGACTTATAAGACTTGGAgacaaaaacatttacaatgAGTGTAACTCAGGGCTGAAATTAAAACAGCACAAGACTGTGCAGCTACCCAGAGTCTTACCCTTAATGAGGGCATCcacatcaaaatattttttttcaaaatacagGCATGCATCTTAAatagatacaaataaaaaaaaaacacagcataAGATAAATGTACAAATACTCTATTTCGTTCTTCCCAAGTATGACACTGCGTATGCTCAAAGATGTATTcatatcattattaattattattagattattaataGCCATCTTTGACCacaaaggaggagctatataacattattaagtgccatttaaatattaaagctAGAAGAGGGTAGAGGTCTTCTAAAAAACCCTGCCCAAGTAAACCCATTTAAGAAAATCAGGCAGTGTTGTAACTGCATCACAGTTCTAAGAGTTTAGCAATGGTTTGACTTGCCCTTTCTACCAGAAAGTCATGACTAATAAAATGACATCTGTAGCTGGACCAATCATCTACAAATACCAAGTTGTAAACTGGATATGTTCAAAAGGGAAGTAATCAATGATTTTCTCAAACAACATGTAGAGTAGCCAAGAACGTTTTAATGTTACTAACACTGCTTGTCATATTAATCTATAGGAGGTCTGTGGCCTCTAGGCATcaaattataatttgtttttctttaaaagtacTATATGATATTGAAATAATTATATTGAAACAAAGAATCTATTGGATGTCTCAGGTGGTGcttatatattttctagttGTGATTACAGTTAGGCTTACAGTGGTGACAGTACAAGTAAAAAGatatacatgtaaataaaagtgtttttttttaatagttttttttttaaatatggtcTTAACATCAGTTAATAGCTTCAGTGGAAAattgaaagaagaaaaacaatttggGGTCATGGTTCATAGACACTTGCAGCAACTCAATTTGGACAGAAGCCTACATATTTTATACAACCATTAAAGAAGATACACAAAATCAATCATTATACAATGAGACTATGTTCTATATACACACTGCTTTCACTTATAttggatttaattttttttaaaaagggtggGGGTAAAAAGCTATTCAAACAAATTAAATCACATCAGATGTTTGTGCTGACACAGTTttgaaatattcattttttggAACACTAACAAAACTTCAATGATCAAACTGTGTTCAGAAgtatgagtatatatatgtattgccAAGAGCTACTGCTTCTCTCCTGATGAACTCTTCCCCAATGAGCTATTATTTTCCTTCAAAGAATTTATTTGGCTTTCAAGCTCTTTCATAGCCTCCAACAAGAGAGGCTTTTCCTGTTGCAGCTTTTGAATTGTTGCATTCCTGGCTTCTAATCTTGTTTTGAGTTTCCTAAATGCTGCAGCTTCTTTAAAAAGTTCTCTGTGTCTTTTTTTCTCAGCGAGGAACAACTGTtccatttctttaaatttataatgACCTGTTTCGgtttttattgcttttattttttctttcagaaattgtATAGCGTCTTCTCTTCTtttgattgtttgttttaaattttttacagAGCGAGGCAGTGAATTCAGTTTGGCTTTAAGAGCCGCCTGGATTTgtaaaaactcttttttttcctcacaGCGAACCTTCGATAAGTATGTGATATAATTTTTTAGTCTCACTTCTTCTGGGGTCAAACCTTCTTCTCTGAGATAATAAACTTGATTTGCCTTGTCTTGTACAGACATAAAACTGACGAATAATGGATCAGCTAATAAAGTAGCAATATCATCACATGTTTCTGATATGGGAACACTCTcagaaataatttctttaactCCTACCTCTGAAATGGGCACACTTCCAGAAGTACTAATCTCTTGAACGCCTGCAATAGAATTGGGCACACTTCCAGAAGTACTATTGTCTTGAATGCCTGCCATAGATGTAGGCACACTTCCGGAAGTACTAATCTCTTGAACGACTGCCACTGAAATGGGCACACTTCCAGAACTAGTTTCACTAGCACCTGCCTCAGAAATAGGAACAATACTAGAACTTATGCCTTCAACACCTATCTCTGAAAAAGTCACACTTTCAATTTCTGTATTAGAAATGGGCAGAGAGACTGAGGAACTGATCATTTCAACAACCTGATGAGCAAACGCCAGATCTGATGCAGAATTCATTTTTTGTGTGCGTGTAAAGGCAAATGTCTGGTTTGTCTAAGACAACGTGGATTTAATAATGCAGGTGATAGTCTAAATAGAACTGCAATAGGGCAATGTAGTTCATAAAGTAATCTTCAAATCAAATTACTTTCAAAATCAAATCTGGAAGATTTTAATATAACAACAGATTCACAATGTTGATCTATGATTTTAGAAATAGTACCAATCCTTCATGTCCAATTTTAATGGACGATAGTCACTAATCCAAAAAAGTTGAAAACAAATTGTTTAAATCTGGGTTTTTCCAATCAATGGGTTGGATATTTTTGCATGTTCActgcaagagaaaaaaaaagtataaaacttgttaatgtttatttgttgatatttgaaagaaaattaataactgtatatttatttatttgctagttttgaatacatatatacagtgcttttttttttaaacaaataggtgccggtactcagcctaacttttaactactaataaattttaaaaaaacataaaatacaagaaaagtaataacttTCCCCCTCATTGAAAAACGTGCCAGTACGCTGTAACACTacgtaccatcacaaaaaaagcactgcacacaaacaaatatatatatatattattatatcctaTATAGTTAACAAatgtaaaattacatttaagaaaaacacaaaaggaATCCTTATCgtaaagttttaaattttttaaaaatttaaaaagtaaattaaaaaaaaacactctatACACATAAAAGCACCATTTTCAGACTAGCGATCTATGGtggagatgatgtaaaagtcatctaaTTCTGTGGTTCTGTGGCCCAGTGTTAAGGAGGATGTTATTTAGCCAGCTCAATGATCAACTGCCTTAGAAGTTAACTTTTCCCCAAACAAATCTTAGTAACCATTAAGGTTTGTATATCCAGGTGCAAACTGTAAAAATGagagttttcaccaggattcgaactcttggttcagaagccatgCGTGTTACCACTCATTAACCACGCCACCATGAAGGCAATAGGATAATATGGAATTTCATTCTGTTTGATTGAGTTTTAATTGTAATCGAGCCAAAGCTTAAGATTTAGGATCATCCAGACATAATAGACAATTTACAATATGAATTCCCTTTTACTAAagaatttatttacattcattattctagatcagtggttttcaacattttttggcctaccgc belongs to Biomphalaria glabrata chromosome 12, xgBioGlab47.1, whole genome shotgun sequence and includes:
- the LOC106079947 gene encoding synaptonemal complex central element protein 1-like; the protein is MNSASDLAFAHQVVEMISSSVSLPISNTEIESVTFSEIGVEGISSSIVPISEAGASETSSGSVPISVAVVQEISTSGSVPTSMAGIQDNSTSGSVPNSIAGVQEISTSGSVPISEVGVKEIISESVPISETCDDIATLLADPLFVSFMSVQDKANQVYYLREEGLTPEEVRLKNYITYLSKVRCEEKKEFLQIQAALKAKLNSLPRSVKNLKQTIKRREDAIQFLKEKIKAIKTETGHYKFKEMEQLFLAEKKRHRELFKEAAAFRKLKTRLEARNATIQKLQQEKPLLLEAMKELESQINSLKENNSSLGKSSSGEKQ